In one window of Coralliovum pocilloporae DNA:
- the rplV gene encoding 50S ribosomal protein L22 translates to MGKAKRERVLGDNEARAITRNIRVSPQKLNLVAATIRGKKVASALADLTFSRKRIAGDVKKTLESAIANAENNHDLDVDSLVVAEAHVGKGLVMKRWQPRARGRVGRIQKPFSHLTIVVREVEESA, encoded by the coding sequence ATGGGTAAGGCGAAGCGCGAGCGTGTGCTCGGTGATAATGAAGCGCGCGCAATTACCCGGAATATTCGGGTAAGCCCGCAGAAGCTGAATCTGGTCGCTGCGACAATCCGTGGCAAGAAGGTTGCCTCCGCTCTGGCGGATTTGACCTTCTCTCGCAAACGGATTGCCGGAGATGTGAAAAAGACACTTGAATCAGCCATCGCAAATGCGGAAAACAACCACGATCTTGATGTTGATTCGCTGGTTGTTGCAGAAGCGCATGTTGGCAAAGGTCTGGTGATGAAGCGTTGGCAGCCGCGTGCTCGTGGTCGTGTCGGTCGCATTCAGAAGCCGTTCTCACATCTGACGATTGTGGTTCGCGAAGTTGAGGAGTCCGCCTGA
- the rpsS gene encoding 30S ribosomal protein S19 has product MARSVWKGPFVDGYLLKKAETARSSGRNDVIKIWSRRSTILPQFVGLTFGVYNGKKHVPVLVSEDMVGHKFGEFAPSRTYYGHAADKKAKRK; this is encoded by the coding sequence GTGGCTCGTTCTGTATGGAAAGGTCCGTTTGTAGACGGTTACCTCCTGAAGAAAGCCGAGACGGCACGTTCGTCCGGCCGAAACGATGTAATCAAAATCTGGAGCCGGCGCTCGACGATTCTCCCGCAGTTCGTCGGCCTGACTTTTGGCGTCTACAACGGCAAGAAACACGTTCCTGTCCTGGTATCGGAAGATATGGTTGGACATAAGTTCGGCGAATTTGCACCGTCGCGCACCTATTACGGTCACGCTGCGGACAAAAAGGCGAAGAGGAAGTAA
- the rplB gene encoding 50S ribosomal protein L2 — translation MALKTFKPTTPGQRELVIVDRSGLWKGKPVKKLTEGLTKSGGRNNTGRITARRRGGGHKRAYRLIDFKRRKFDVPATVERLEYDPNRSAFIALITYQDGEQAYILAPQRLAVGATVISSEKADIKPGNAMPLASMPVGTIVHNVELKPGKGGQIARSAGAYVQYVGRDQGYAILRLNSGEQRLVHGSCMATVGAVSNPDHANTSLGKAGRSRWLGKRPSVRGVAMNPIDHPHGGGEGRTSGGRHPVTPWGKPTKGKRTRSNKATDKFILRSRHLRKKNK, via the coding sequence ATGGCACTTAAAACTTTTAAACCGACCACACCGGGCCAGCGCGAGCTGGTGATCGTTGATCGTTCCGGTCTCTGGAAGGGCAAGCCGGTCAAGAAACTGACCGAAGGCCTGACAAAGTCCGGTGGCCGCAACAACACGGGCCGTATTACAGCCCGTCGTCGTGGTGGTGGTCACAAGCGCGCTTACCGTCTGATTGACTTCAAGCGTCGTAAATTCGATGTACCGGCAACTGTTGAGCGTCTGGAATATGACCCGAACCGCTCAGCATTCATCGCCCTGATCACGTATCAGGACGGCGAGCAGGCCTACATCCTGGCTCCGCAGCGTCTGGCAGTTGGTGCAACGGTTATCTCTTCCGAGAAAGCCGACATCAAGCCGGGTAACGCGATGCCGCTGGCCAGCATGCCGGTCGGAACGATCGTGCACAACGTCGAACTCAAGCCAGGCAAGGGCGGTCAGATCGCTCGTTCAGCCGGTGCTTACGTTCAGTATGTGGGCCGCGATCAGGGTTATGCGATCCTTCGTCTTAACTCTGGCGAGCAGCGTCTTGTACATGGCTCTTGCATGGCGACGGTTGGTGCTGTATCCAACCCCGATCACGCAAACACAAGCCTTGGTAAAGCTGGTCGCTCCCGTTGGCTCGGCAAGCGCCCATCTGTTCGCGGTGTTGCCATGAACCCGATCGATCACCCGCACGGTGGTGGTGAAGGTCGTACCTCTGGTGGCCGTCATCCGGTTACGCCATGGGGCAAGCCGACGAAGGGCAAACGGACCCGGTCTAACAAGGCTACGGATAAATTCATTCTGCGCAGTCGTCATCTGCGTAAGAAGAACAAGTAA
- a CDS encoding 50S ribosomal protein L23 yields the protein MTNLRYYDIIRSPVLTEKSTLASEENKIVFNVSSDASKPDIKKAVEALFSVKVKSVNTLVRKGKSKRFRGIPGRQSDVKKAIVTLEDGQSIDVTTGL from the coding sequence ATGACCAACCTCAGGTATTACGACATCATCCGGAGCCCGGTGCTGACGGAAAAGTCCACGCTCGCTTCTGAAGAAAACAAAATTGTTTTCAACGTTTCAAGCGATGCGTCCAAGCCGGACATCAAGAAGGCTGTTGAAGCTCTGTTCTCCGTCAAGGTGAAGAGCGTCAACACGCTGGTCCGGAAGGGCAAGAGCAAGCGCTTCCGCGGCATTCCGGGACGTCAGTCCGACGTCAAGAAGGCAATTGTAACTCTTGAAGACGGTCAGTCCATCGACGTGACCACCGGTCTTTAA
- the rplD gene encoding 50S ribosomal protein L4, translating into MKLEVKTLEGKASGNVDLSDEIFGLDPREDILHRMVRYQLAKRQSGTHKSKQRAEIRMTGAKFGRQKGGGRARHGARSAPQFRGGGKAFGPVVRSHAHDLPKKIRALALKHALSTKAKDQTLIVLEDAKAAEAKTKALRDQFGALGLSNALIIDGSELDTNFSLAARNIPHVDVLPVQGINVYDILRHETLVLTKAAVSALEERFK; encoded by the coding sequence ATGAAACTCGAAGTAAAAACCCTTGAGGGCAAAGCTTCCGGTAACGTGGATCTGTCCGATGAGATTTTCGGCCTTGATCCACGTGAGGACATCCTGCACCGCATGGTTCGCTACCAGCTGGCAAAGCGCCAGTCCGGTACGCATAAGTCCAAGCAGCGTGCAGAAATCCGGATGACAGGTGCCAAGTTTGGTCGTCAGAAGGGTGGTGGTCGTGCACGTCATGGTGCCCGTTCTGCTCCTCAGTTCCGTGGTGGTGGTAAGGCATTTGGCCCGGTTGTTCGCAGCCATGCCCATGACCTGCCGAAGAAGATCCGCGCTCTGGCTCTGAAGCATGCTCTGTCGACCAAGGCGAAAGATCAGACCCTGATCGTTCTGGAAGATGCGAAAGCCGCTGAAGCCAAGACGAAGGCTCTGAGAGACCAGTTCGGTGCACTGGGCCTGTCCAATGCTCTGATCATTGACGGTTCCGAGCTCGACACGAATTTCTCCCTGGCTGCACGCAACATCCCGCATGTTGACGTTCTGCCGGTTCAGGGCATCAACGTGTATGACATCCTTCGTCATGAAACACTGGTTCTGACGAAAGCTGCTGTCAGCGCACTGGAGGAGCGGTTCAAATGA
- the rplC gene encoding 50S ribosomal protein L3 translates to MRSGLIAQKVGMTRIYNDAGEHVPVTVLKLENCQVVAQRTEEANGYTALQLGVGSAKVKNVSKPMRGHFAVAKVEPKRKLAEFRVSPDNLIEVGSELTADHFVAGQFVDVTGTSIGKGFAGAMKRHNFGGLRASHGVSISHRSHGSTGQCQDPGKVFKGKKMAGHMGAERVTTQNLRVVRTDAERGLILVQGSVPGSKGGWILVRDAVKRALPEGVPTPGAVRAAAAAEAEAASEGGEE, encoded by the coding sequence ATGCGTTCAGGATTGATCGCCCAGAAAGTCGGCATGACACGCATCTATAACGATGCGGGTGAGCACGTACCGGTAACAGTTCTCAAGCTGGAGAACTGCCAGGTTGTCGCTCAGCGGACTGAAGAGGCAAACGGATACACAGCGCTGCAGCTCGGCGTCGGTTCCGCAAAAGTAAAAAACGTTTCCAAGCCAATGCGCGGCCATTTTGCCGTTGCCAAGGTTGAGCCGAAGCGTAAGCTCGCTGAATTCCGGGTTTCCCCGGACAACCTCATTGAGGTTGGCTCCGAGCTTACAGCCGATCATTTTGTAGCCGGTCAGTTTGTTGACGTAACCGGTACATCGATCGGTAAAGGCTTCGCCGGTGCTATGAAGCGTCACAATTTCGGTGGTCTGCGTGCGTCTCACGGCGTCTCCATCAGCCACCGTTCACATGGTTCTACCGGTCAGTGTCAGGATCCGGGCAAAGTCTTCAAAGGTAAGAAGATGGCCGGTCACATGGGCGCTGAGCGGGTCACCACCCAGAATCTCCGCGTTGTCCGCACGGACGCAGAACGTGGCCTGATCCTGGTTCAGGGTTCTGTCCCTGGTTCAAAAGGTGGCTGGATCCTGGTTCGTGATGCTGTCAAGCGCGCTCTTCCGGAAGGTGTTCCGACACCGGGTGCCGTTCGCGCCGCTGCTGCTGCAGAAGCCGAAGCTGCATCCGAAGGGGGTGAAGAATGA
- the rpsJ gene encoding 30S ribosomal protein S10: MNGQNIRIRLKAFDHRILDASTREIVNTAKRTGAQVRGPVPLPTRIEKFTVNRSPHIDKKSREQFEIRTHKRLLDIIEPTPQTVDALMKLDLAAGVDVEIKL; encoded by the coding sequence ATGAACGGCCAGAACATCCGGATCCGTCTTAAGGCGTTTGATCATCGTATTCTCGATGCATCGACCCGGGAAATCGTCAATACGGCGAAACGCACGGGTGCCCAGGTACGGGGCCCAGTCCCTCTGCCTACACGGATCGAGAAATTCACAGTTAACCGTTCGCCGCACATCGATAAGAAGAGCCGCGAACAGTTTGAAATCCGGACCCACAAGCGGCTGCTTGACATTATCGAGCCAACCCCGCAGACCGTCGATGCTTTGATGAAGCTTGACCTTGCGGCTGGTGTCGACGTCGAGATCAAGCTCTAA
- the tuf gene encoding elongation factor Tu — protein sequence MAKEKFERSKPHVNIGTIGHVDHGKTTLTAAITMTLAEAGGATAKAYDEIDAAPEEKARGITISTAHVEYETDNRHYAHVDCPGHADYVKNMITGAAQMDGAILVCSAADGPMPQTREHILLARQVGVPAIVVFLNKVDQVDDEELLELVELEVRELLSSYDFPGDDIPIVAGSALAAVENRDEAIGREAVKKLMAEVDAYIPTPDRPMDLPFLMPIEDVFSISGRGTVVTGRVERGVINVGDSIEIVGIKDTQTTTCTGVEMFRKLLDRGEAGDNIGALLRGIDREKVERGQVLCKPGSVNPHTKFKAEAYILTKEEGGRHTPFFTNYRPQFYFRTTDVTGVVTLNEGTEMVMPGDNVEMNVELIVPIAMEEKLRFAIREGGRTVGAGIVATIVE from the coding sequence ATGGCTAAAGAGAAATTTGAGCGCAGCAAACCGCACGTAAACATTGGCACGATTGGTCACGTTGACCACGGCAAGACGACGCTTACTGCTGCTATTACGATGACGCTTGCTGAGGCTGGCGGTGCGACTGCTAAGGCTTATGACGAGATTGACGCTGCCCCTGAAGAGAAGGCCCGCGGCATCACCATTTCGACAGCTCACGTTGAGTATGAGACGGACAACCGTCACTACGCCCACGTTGACTGCCCAGGCCACGCCGACTACGTGAAGAACATGATCACCGGTGCAGCCCAGATGGATGGCGCTATCCTGGTCTGTTCTGCAGCTGACGGCCCGATGCCACAGACCCGCGAGCACATTCTGCTTGCGCGTCAGGTTGGTGTTCCGGCTATCGTTGTGTTCCTCAACAAAGTTGACCAGGTTGACGACGAAGAGCTTCTTGAGCTTGTTGAGCTTGAAGTTCGTGAACTTCTGTCTTCCTACGATTTCCCGGGCGACGATATCCCCATCGTAGCCGGTTCTGCTCTTGCAGCCGTTGAGAACCGCGATGAGGCAATCGGCCGTGAAGCTGTCAAGAAGCTGATGGCTGAAGTTGACGCTTACATCCCAACCCCGGACCGTCCGATGGACCTTCCGTTCCTGATGCCGATCGAAGACGTTTTCTCGATCTCCGGCCGTGGTACGGTTGTGACCGGTCGTGTTGAGCGTGGCGTGATCAATGTTGGTGATTCCATCGAGATCGTTGGTATCAAAGACACTCAGACCACGACCTGCACGGGCGTTGAAATGTTCCGCAAGCTGCTTGACCGCGGTGAAGCTGGCGACAACATCGGCGCACTGCTTCGCGGTATTGACCGTGAGAAAGTTGAGCGTGGCCAGGTTCTTTGTAAGCCGGGTTCTGTTAACCCGCACACGAAGTTCAAGGCAGAAGCCTACATTCTGACGAAAGAAGAGGGTGGTCGTCATACGCCGTTCTTCACGAACTACCGTCCGCAGTTCTACTTCCGTACAACGGATGTGACCGGCGTTGTTACGCTGAACGAAGGCACCGAGATGGTTATGCCTGGGGACAACGTTGAAATGAATGTTGAGCTGATCGTGCCGATCGCTATGGAAGAGAAGCTGCGCTTCGCTATCCGTGAAGGCGGTCGTACCGTCGGCGCCGGCATCGTCGCAACAATCGTCGAATAA
- the fusA gene encoding elongation factor G — protein MSRTHKIEDYRNFGIMAHIDAGKTTTTERILYYTGRSHKIGEVHDGAATMDWMEQEQERGITITSAATTCFWNDKRLNIIDTPGHVDFTIEVERSLRVLDGAVALLDANAGVEPQTETVWRQADKYNVPRMIFVNKMDKLGADFYRSVEMIKERLGANPLCLQLPIGAESDFAGVVDLLKMKAIIWDAESLGASFHEEDIPADLADRAQEYREALIEAAVELDEEAMEAYLEGEEPSVEKVQALIRQGTIDGTFVPILCGTAFKNKGVQPLLDAVVDYLPSPVEVPAIKGIDPKDDSETERKSSDEEPLSMLAFKIANDPFVGSLTFCRIYSGKLETGGSLMNTVKDKRERIGRMMQMHSNSREDIKEAYAGDIVAIAGLKLTTTGDTLCDPLKPVILERMEFPDPVIEIAVEPKTKGDQEKMGLALNRLAAEDPSFRVKTDEESGQTIIAGMGELHLDIIVDRMKREFKVEANIGAPQVAYRETITRSADVDYTHKKQSGGSGQFARVKMTIEPAEVGAGYVFESTVVGGNVPKEYIPGVEKGIGSVMTSGPIAGFPMVDIKATLTDGAYHDVDSSVLAFEIAGRAGFREACQKAGPKLLEPIMKVEVVTPEEYMGDIIGDINSRRGQIAGTESRGIATVVNAMVPLANMFGYVNNLRSMSQGRAQYSMQFDHYEQVPQAVADEVQAKYA, from the coding sequence ATGTCCCGCACCCACAAAATCGAAGATTACCGCAATTTCGGTATCATGGCGCATATTGACGCCGGCAAGACGACCACGACCGAGCGTATTCTGTACTACACCGGTCGTAGTCACAAAATCGGTGAAGTTCATGATGGCGCTGCGACCATGGACTGGATGGAGCAGGAGCAGGAGCGTGGCATCACGATTACCTCTGCTGCAACCACCTGTTTCTGGAATGACAAGCGTCTGAACATCATTGACACCCCAGGCCACGTTGACTTCACCATTGAAGTTGAGCGTTCCCTGCGTGTTCTTGATGGTGCCGTTGCTCTTCTCGATGCAAACGCCGGTGTTGAACCGCAGACCGAAACTGTCTGGCGTCAGGCTGACAAGTACAACGTTCCTCGTATGATCTTTGTCAACAAGATGGATAAGCTTGGTGCTGACTTCTATCGCTCAGTTGAGATGATCAAGGAGCGCCTGGGTGCCAACCCGCTTTGCCTGCAGCTGCCAATCGGCGCTGAAAGCGATTTTGCCGGTGTTGTTGATCTCCTGAAGATGAAAGCAATCATCTGGGACGCTGAAAGCCTCGGCGCTTCCTTCCACGAGGAAGATATCCCGGCTGATCTGGCTGATCGTGCTCAGGAATACCGTGAAGCTCTGATCGAAGCTGCTGTTGAGCTCGACGAAGAAGCCATGGAAGCTTATCTCGAAGGCGAAGAGCCATCTGTCGAGAAAGTCCAGGCTCTCATCCGTCAGGGTACGATTGATGGAACTTTTGTTCCAATCCTCTGCGGCACGGCCTTCAAGAACAAAGGTGTTCAGCCACTTCTGGATGCTGTTGTTGATTACCTGCCGAGCCCGGTTGAAGTTCCTGCCATTAAGGGTATCGATCCGAAGGATGACAGCGAAACAGAGCGTAAGTCTTCTGACGAAGAGCCGCTTTCCATGCTGGCGTTCAAGATTGCCAACGACCCGTTTGTTGGCTCTCTGACCTTCTGCCGCATCTACTCTGGTAAACTGGAGACCGGCGGTTCCCTGATGAACACGGTGAAAGACAAGCGCGAGCGTATCGGTCGTATGATGCAGATGCACTCCAACTCCCGTGAAGACATCAAGGAAGCATATGCAGGCGATATCGTTGCTATTGCCGGTCTGAAGTTGACCACCACAGGTGATACGCTTTGTGACCCGCTGAAGCCGGTTATCCTTGAGCGTATGGAATTCCCGGATCCGGTTATCGAGATCGCTGTTGAGCCGAAAACCAAAGGCGACCAGGAAAAGATGGGCCTCGCGCTCAACCGCCTGGCTGCTGAAGATCCGTCTTTCCGCGTCAAAACCGATGAAGAATCCGGCCAGACCATCATTGCTGGTATGGGCGAACTTCACCTGGACATCATCGTTGACCGCATGAAGCGCGAGTTCAAGGTTGAAGCCAATATCGGTGCGCCGCAGGTTGCTTACCGCGAAACCATTACCCGTTCTGCCGATGTGGATTATACCCACAAGAAGCAGTCTGGTGGTTCCGGTCAGTTTGCTCGCGTCAAGATGACCATCGAGCCGGCAGAAGTCGGTGCGGGCTACGTCTTTGAATCAACCGTTGTTGGCGGTAACGTTCCGAAAGAATACATCCCGGGCGTTGAAAAAGGTATCGGCAGTGTTATGACTTCCGGTCCGATCGCCGGCTTCCCGATGGTCGACATCAAGGCGACCCTGACGGACGGTGCATACCACGACGTTGACTCCAGTGTTCTGGCCTTCGAAATCGCCGGTCGTGCCGGTTTCCGCGAAGCCTGTCAGAAAGCTGGTCCGAAGCTTCTTGAGCCAATCATGAAAGTGGAAGTGGTCACGCCGGAAGAATATATGGGCGACATCATTGGCGACATTAACAGCCGCCGCGGACAGATTGCGGGTACAGAATCCCGCGGTATCGCGACTGTTGTCAATGCAATGGTGCCGCTGGCCAACATGTTTGGCTATGTGAACAACCTGCGTTCTATGTCTCAGGGCCGTGCCCAGTACTCAATGCAGTTCGATCACTATGAGCAGGTCCCGCAGGCGGTGGCCGACGAAGTCCAGGCCAAATACGCCTGA
- the rpsG gene encoding 30S ribosomal protein S7 encodes MSRRHRAEKREIIPDPKFGDVVISKFMNSIMLDGKKSTAEGIVYGALDQVEEKAKSDPVVLFHQALENVMPQIEVRSRRVGGATYQVPVEVRAERRQALAIRWLITAARNRNERTMVDRLSGELLDASNGRGTAVKKREDTHRMAEANRAFSHYRW; translated from the coding sequence ATGTCTCGTCGCCACCGCGCCGAAAAGCGTGAAATCATTCCGGATCCGAAGTTCGGAGATGTTGTGATTTCAAAATTCATGAACAGCATCATGCTGGACGGTAAGAAATCCACAGCTGAAGGGATCGTCTATGGCGCTCTCGATCAGGTTGAGGAGAAGGCAAAGTCAGATCCGGTTGTCCTGTTTCATCAGGCTCTGGAAAATGTCATGCCGCAGATTGAGGTTCGCTCCCGCCGTGTTGGTGGTGCGACCTATCAGGTTCCTGTAGAGGTTCGCGCTGAGCGCCGTCAGGCTCTGGCTATTCGCTGGCTGATCACAGCTGCGCGGAACCGCAATGAGCGCACGATGGTAGATCGTCTGTCCGGCGAGCTGCTCGATGCATCCAATGGCCGTGGTACGGCCGTCAAGAAGCGTGAAGACACGCACCGGATGGCTGAAGCCAACCGCGCGTTCTCGCACTATCGCTGGTAA
- the rpsL gene encoding 30S ribosomal protein S12 — MPTINQLIRKPRKTPPKRNKVPAMEACPQKRGVCTRVYTTTPKKPNSALRKVAKVRLTNGFEVIGYIPGVGHNLQEHSVVMIRGGRVKDLPGVRYHILRGVLDTQGVKDRKQRRSKYGAKRPK, encoded by the coding sequence ATGCCGACGATTAACCAGCTGATCCGCAAGCCGCGGAAGACCCCGCCAAAGCGGAATAAGGTGCCGGCTATGGAAGCCTGCCCTCAGAAGCGTGGTGTTTGTACCCGTGTTTACACAACCACACCGAAGAAGCCGAACTCGGCTCTGCGTAAGGTGGCAAAGGTACGTTTGACCAACGGTTTTGAGGTCATTGGCTATATTCCTGGTGTAGGTCACAACCTCCAGGAACACTCCGTTGTCATGATCCGCGGCGGTCGCGTGAAAGACTTGCCGGGTGTTCGTTACCACATCCTTCGCGGCGTACTCGATACGCAGGGTGTTAAAGATCGTAAGCAGCGTCGTTCGAAGTACGGCGCAAAGCGTCCGAAATAA